The genomic segment GGGCCGGTTGTGGCCCTTCCCGTCGGGGGCGCGAATGGCCGGACTGGACTCCGCCTACCGTCTCCGACTCAGGTCTCTAGAGCGCCGACTTGAAGGCGGGCAGGTAGCCGCCCGACTGGCCGGCGGCCTTCGGGTGGTAGGAGTTGTAGACCGGCAGCGTGACGCTGTTGAGCCAGGGGTCGCCCGAGCAGAGCTCGTGGCCGGTGAACTCGTCCACCACGCTGGAGTAGGTGAAGCCGGCGTTGGCCGCGCGCTTGGCGATGATGGAGTTCAGCACGTCCGCACCGTTGTTGATCGCCTTCCGTGAGTTCTCACTGAGGCCCAGGATGCAGCTGCCGGAGATCTTGTAGAAGCGGGGGTAGCTCAGCACGACCACGTGCGCCGAAGGGGCCTTCGCGTGGATGGAGCCGTAGAGGGAGTCGAGGCTGCCCGGCAGGACGTTCTGCGCCTTGGTGACGGCCGCGTTCACGCTGCTGATGCAGGTGGCCTCGCTCGACAGGACGCAGGTCTGCATGACATCGGCGAAGCCGACGTCGTTGCCGCCCACCGAGATGCTGACCAGTGCGGTCGACGAGTTGAGCGCGCTCAGCTGGCTGCCGGCGACGGTCGACGTCGTCGCGCCCGAACACGCGACGAAGGCGAAGGAGGACGGGGAGTTGGCGGCGGCCCAGAGGTACGGATACGCCTTGGTCGAACGGTGGCAGTCGCCGCTGTCCGAGAGGTAACTGCCGGCGCCCACTCCGGAGGAGTAGGAGTCGCCGAGAGCGACGTAACCGCCCGTAGCGGCGGAGGCCGGCTGAGCGGCTCCCAGCGCTGCGACGGCCGCGATGGCCAGAGTGGAAAAGGATGCCCAGAATCTACGCACTGACATGGCCGGTGGCCCCTTCGGAAGGGTGGGGGGTGCGAGGGGAGTTCGTGGCGCAGACAGTTTTTAGCAGCTCGAAGTACCGACCGGTAATGGCTGTGCGAGAAGTCGTCTGATATGCCCGAATGATCGTTCGGTGGGCGTAGCTCCGCGCGTAGATAAACCCTGAACACTGGTCAAAATCGGGGCACTTGGGGGCGCAGCGCGGGTGCGTGCGCCGCCGGGGCGGGGCGGCGTCCAGCGTGCCTCCGGGAGGCGTTCGGGCGACTGTGCCCCTCTGACGCACCGCCAAAAACCACTCGCACGGGTAGGGCGCGCCCTGCCTACGATGACGCCCACCGAGGGCGCCCGCCCCGACCGCACCACCCGGGAGCTCCGCGCCATGGTCACGCTCCGTGGTGCGCCCGCGCGGTGTCCTGCTGGCCCGGCTCGTACCGGACTGAAAAGGAAGCATCCAGGATGACCCGACACCTGATCACCAGCGCCCTTCCGTACATCAACGGGATCAAGCACCTGGGCAACATGGTCGGGTCGATGCTTCCGGCCGACGTGTACGCCCGGTATCTCCGGCTGACCGGGCACGAGGTCCTCTTCATCTGCGCCACCGACGAACACGGCACCCCCGCCGAACTGGCCGCCCATGCGGCGGGCCTCCCGGTCGCC from the Streptomyces sp. NBC_01335 genome contains:
- a CDS encoding SGNH/GDSL hydrolase family protein gives rise to the protein MSVRRFWASFSTLAIAAVAALGAAQPASAATGGYVALGDSYSSGVGAGSYLSDSGDCHRSTKAYPYLWAAANSPSSFAFVACSGATTSTVAGSQLSALNSSTALVSISVGGNDVGFADVMQTCVLSSEATCISSVNAAVTKAQNVLPGSLDSLYGSIHAKAPSAHVVVLSYPRFYKISGSCILGLSENSRKAINNGADVLNSIIAKRAANAGFTYSSVVDEFTGHELCSGDPWLNSVTLPVYNSYHPKAAGQSGGYLPAFKSAL